One part of the Algibacter sp. L1A34 genome encodes these proteins:
- a CDS encoding amidohydrolase family protein, translating to MIKKCIGILSFFCCSCLFSQDYFPKNDGVKTTNTNYTAFTNAKIHVSSGKIINKGTLLIHNGKVISTGTNVSIPKNTKIINIEGKSIYPSFIDMYSDFGIEKPKAQPRSRSQAPQYDASRTGYYWNDHVMPENEALTKFSYDSKKAKELLNAGFGVVNTHIQDGIHRGTGALVALNNKEGNETRILKENSAQYLSFDRSATSRQAYPNSIMGSIALLRQLYNDAAWYKKGLSKTKDLSIEALNRNQDLIQIFEAGSKANALRADKIGDQFGIQYVILGGGDEYERIDEIKNTNAAFILPINFQDAYDVENSFLTSSLALSDMRAWSQEPTNPKVLADNNINFALTTHALKSPSEFKGKLMQAIKNGLSKEKALEALTLIPAQLLGQSTAIGTLNNGAYANFLITSGDIFEKKTKLYENWVQGQQHIVTNMNTIDIVGDYEFSVDNTAYKMTVEGDIKKLKSKITSETKTLGSKISYTNDWVQISMTTKDSTSQDFIRIVAHVENDAALKGKATLPNGNEIPFLAKKSTKAEDDSEEKDKKDDDSKNSIASISYPNTAYGFKTLPKQETLLFKNATVWTNEADGILENTDVLIKNGKIIKIGKNLSDGKAQIIDATGKHLTAGIIDEHSHIATASVNEGGQNSSAEVSIEDVIDNEDIGIYRNLAGGVTSIQVLHGSANPIGGRSAIIKLKWGESADNLIYNDSPKFIKFALGENVKQTRYSNGVRFPQTRMGVEQVYIDYFTRAKEYDALKKSGKPYRKDVEMDVLAEILNKERFISCHSYVQSEINMLMKVAEQFDFNINTFTHILEGYKVADKMVEHGVGGSTFSDWWAYKYEVNDAIPYNAAIMHNAGVTVAINSDDPEMSRRLNQEAAKTIKYGGMTEEEAWKFVTLNPAKLLHIDNRVGSIKVGKDADVVLWTDHPMSIYAKAEKTIIEGVTYFDLERDTMLRSEIKEEKNELINQMLKAKNKGLKTQPIKKKEKVDMHCDFIGNQIN from the coding sequence CCAAAAAATGATGGTGTTAAAACTACAAACACCAACTACACAGCATTCACGAATGCAAAAATCCATGTTTCTAGCGGAAAAATTATTAACAAAGGCACCTTGTTAATACATAATGGAAAGGTAATTTCTACCGGAACAAATGTTTCGATTCCAAAAAACACTAAAATTATTAATATTGAAGGTAAAAGCATTTACCCTTCTTTTATTGATATGTATTCTGATTTTGGTATTGAAAAACCAAAAGCACAACCAAGAAGCAGAAGTCAGGCTCCCCAATACGATGCTAGCAGAACGGGATATTATTGGAACGACCATGTGATGCCAGAAAATGAGGCGCTTACTAAATTTAGCTACGATTCTAAAAAAGCTAAAGAGTTACTAAATGCCGGGTTTGGCGTTGTAAATACACACATTCAAGACGGTATCCATAGAGGAACTGGTGCGTTAGTGGCTCTTAATAATAAAGAAGGTAATGAAACACGTATACTAAAAGAGAACTCTGCACAATATCTATCTTTCGATAGAAGCGCCACGTCTCGACAAGCTTACCCAAATTCTATAATGGGTAGTATTGCTTTGTTACGTCAATTATATAATGATGCGGCATGGTATAAAAAAGGACTTAGTAAAACGAAAGATTTATCTATTGAAGCCTTAAACAGAAACCAAGATTTAATTCAAATTTTTGAAGCCGGAAGTAAAGCTAATGCACTAAGAGCCGATAAAATTGGAGATCAATTTGGTATTCAATATGTAATTTTAGGTGGTGGTGATGAGTACGAGCGTATTGATGAGATAAAAAACACGAATGCTGCATTTATACTACCCATTAACTTTCAAGATGCTTATGATGTTGAAAATAGTTTTTTAACAAGTTCATTAGCGCTTAGCGATATGCGTGCATGGAGCCAAGAACCAACAAACCCAAAGGTTTTAGCCGATAACAACATCAATTTTGCATTAACGACACACGCTTTAAAATCGCCAAGTGAATTTAAAGGCAAATTAATGCAAGCTATTAAAAACGGACTTTCTAAAGAGAAGGCTCTAGAAGCATTAACGCTTATTCCTGCACAATTACTTGGGCAATCTACAGCAATAGGAACACTTAACAATGGTGCTTATGCTAACTTTTTAATTACCTCGGGCGATATTTTTGAAAAGAAAACCAAGCTTTACGAAAACTGGGTACAAGGCCAGCAACATATTGTTACCAACATGAACACCATAGATATTGTTGGTGATTATGAGTTTAGCGTAGATAATACGGCTTATAAAATGACTGTAGAGGGCGACATTAAAAAACTGAAATCTAAAATTACAAGCGAGACTAAAACCTTAGGTTCAAAAATTAGTTATACTAATGACTGGGTTCAAATCTCGATGACTACAAAAGATTCTACGTCGCAAGATTTTATTCGTATTGTAGCTCATGTTGAAAACGACGCTGCTTTAAAAGGAAAAGCTACTTTACCTAATGGTAATGAAATTCCTTTTTTAGCCAAAAAGAGTACAAAAGCCGAAGATGATTCCGAAGAAAAAGATAAAAAAGACGATGATTCTAAAAATAGCATAGCCTCTATCTCCTACCCTAACACTGCTTACGGATTTAAAACACTACCAAAACAGGAAACGCTTCTGTTTAAAAACGCAACGGTTTGGACTAACGAAGCCGATGGTATTTTAGAAAACACAGACGTGCTTATTAAAAACGGTAAAATAATTAAAATCGGTAAAAACTTGAGCGACGGAAAAGCTCAAATTATTGATGCTACTGGCAAACATTTAACGGCTGGTATTATAGACGAGCATTCGCATATTGCAACAGCTTCGGTTAACGAAGGCGGGCAAAACTCGTCTGCAGAAGTAAGCATCGAAGATGTTATCGATAATGAAGATATTGGCATTTATCGCAACCTTGCTGGTGGTGTAACCTCTATACAAGTATTGCACGGTTCGGCCAACCCAATTGGTGGACGTTCGGCTATTATAAAATTAAAATGGGGCGAATCTGCCGATAATTTAATTTATAACGATTCACCTAAATTTATAAAATTTGCTTTAGGCGAAAATGTAAAACAAACTAGATATTCTAACGGTGTGCGTTTTCCACAAACCAGAATGGGTGTCGAGCAAGTTTACATCGATTATTTTACACGTGCTAAAGAATACGATGCTTTAAAGAAAAGTGGTAAACCTTATAGAAAAGACGTCGAGATGGACGTGCTTGCTGAGATTTTAAACAAAGAGCGTTTTATTTCTTGTCACTCTTACGTTCAAAGTGAAATTAATATGCTTATGAAGGTTGCAGAACAATTCGATTTCAACATTAACACATTCACTCACATTTTAGAAGGTTATAAAGTAGCAGATAAAATGGTTGAGCATGGGGTTGGAGGTTCTACATTTAGCGATTGGTGGGCGTACAAATATGAGGTTAACGATGCTATTCCATACAATGCTGCCATTATGCACAATGCAGGCGTTACGGTTGCTATTAATAGTGACGATCCAGAAATGTCTAGACGTTTAAACCAAGAAGCTGCAAAAACCATTAAATATGGTGGCATGACAGAAGAAGAGGCTTGGAAGTTTGTTACTCTAAACCCTGCTAAACTTTTACACATCGATAACCGTGTGGGAAGTATAAAAGTTGGTAAAGATGCCGATGTTGTTTTATGGACCGATCACCCAATGTCTATTTATGCTAAAGCAGAAAAAACAATTATTGAAGGTGTCACTTATTTCGATTTAGAACGTGATACTATGCTGCGTTCGGAAATTAAAGAAGAAAAAAACGAGCTTATCAACCAAATGCTAAAAGCTAAAAACAAAGGCTTAAAAACGCAACCTATTAAGAAAAAGGAAAAAGTAGATATGCATTGCGATTTTATTGGCAATCAAATTAACTAA
- a CDS encoding amidohydrolase family protein, whose amino-acid sequence MKYFNLYIACACLLFFGSIHAQQTPADKQSKAISIEGATAHLGTGEVIENALIMFNEGKITFVGSANMKIARIGDVIDGKGKHVYPGFIIPNSTLGLVEIDAVKATDDDSEIGTWNPNIRSIIAYNAESKVVESMRPNGVLLGQITPRGGRISGTSSVVQFDAWNWEDAAVKTDDGIHINWPSNFKRGRYWLGEDPSLKVNKEYGNQITEIEDYFNNAKAYLKASPSITNLSYKALEGIFNGSKKLYINVDDEKGIIDAVNFTKKNAIPNMVVVGGAEAYKVTDILKSNNISVVLNRIHSQPSQTDDDYDLPYKSAKLLVDNGITVALQANGQMERMNSRNLPFYAGTTVAHGLTKAQALQLITLNPAKILGIDAQYGSLETGKSATLFISEGDALDMRTNIISHAFIDGRLISLETHQTELWKRYSEKYQSN is encoded by the coding sequence ATGAAATATTTCAATTTATATATAGCGTGTGCCTGTCTCCTATTTTTCGGATCCATACACGCCCAACAAACTCCAGCAGACAAACAAAGCAAAGCCATATCTATAGAAGGTGCCACGGCGCATTTAGGTACAGGTGAAGTTATTGAAAATGCCCTTATTATGTTTAATGAAGGTAAAATCACTTTCGTAGGAAGTGCTAATATGAAAATTGCGCGAATTGGGGACGTTATCGACGGTAAAGGTAAACACGTCTACCCTGGTTTTATTATTCCGAATTCAACTTTAGGCTTAGTTGAAATTGATGCTGTAAAGGCCACTGATGATGATTCTGAAATAGGAACATGGAACCCAAACATTAGAAGTATTATTGCCTATAACGCGGAATCTAAAGTTGTAGAATCTATGAGACCAAACGGGGTTTTACTCGGGCAAATTACGCCACGAGGCGGTCGTATTTCAGGAACCTCATCTGTAGTACAATTTGATGCTTGGAACTGGGAAGATGCTGCTGTAAAAACCGATGACGGAATTCACATAAACTGGCCAAGCAACTTCAAAAGAGGACGCTACTGGTTAGGCGAAGACCCTTCATTAAAGGTGAATAAAGAATACGGCAACCAAATTACAGAAATAGAAGATTATTTTAATAACGCTAAAGCCTATTTAAAAGCAAGCCCTTCTATCACCAACCTATCTTATAAAGCATTAGAAGGTATTTTCAATGGTTCTAAAAAACTTTACATTAATGTAGATGATGAAAAAGGCATTATCGATGCTGTAAATTTCACTAAGAAAAACGCCATTCCAAACATGGTTGTTGTTGGCGGAGCGGAAGCTTATAAAGTAACCGATATTTTAAAATCGAATAACATATCTGTAGTTTTAAACCGTATACACTCGCAACCAAGCCAAACTGATGACGATTACGATTTACCATATAAATCGGCAAAATTATTAGTAGATAATGGCATTACAGTAGCCTTACAAGCTAACGGACAAATGGAACGCATGAATTCTAGAAACTTACCATTTTACGCAGGTACAACCGTAGCTCATGGATTAACAAAGGCACAAGCACTACAACTAATTACTCTAAACCCAGCAAAAATATTAGGTATCGATGCGCAGTATGGATCTTTAGAAACTGGTAAAAGCGCTACCTTGTTTATAAGTGAAGGTGATGCCTTAGATATGCGTACCAACATTATTTCTCATGCTTTTATAGACGGACGCTTAATTAGTCTAGAAACGCACCAAACAGAATTATGGAAACGCTATTCCGAAAAATATCAATCCAATTAA
- a CDS encoding DUF6503 family protein, translating to MRNILFLFITISILSCKNETKNETVKSPEPSVEKQVENKKHYPEILVKIFDAHGGLDTWNSMKSLTFAQVKEGGNDVTTTNLKNRKILVDMPKYAIGSNGKDIWLKNKGEEAYKGKPKFFYNLMFYFYSMPFILADDGIIYGDADPLVFEGKTYPGIKISYEYGVGESSGDEYVLYYNPETYKMEWLAYTVTYFSKEKSKDLHFRRYQNWQDVSGLQLPATMAGYATENNVPTKMSREDTFVNVKLSKEIPDATLFDVPEGATIAK from the coding sequence ATGAGAAATATTCTATTTTTATTTATTACAATTTCAATTCTTTCTTGTAAGAATGAAACAAAAAATGAAACAGTAAAATCCCCAGAACCATCTGTAGAAAAGCAAGTTGAAAATAAAAAACATTACCCAGAAATCTTAGTTAAAATTTTTGATGCACATGGTGGTTTAGATACTTGGAATAGTATGAAATCATTAACATTTGCTCAGGTAAAAGAAGGCGGGAACGATGTTACAACTACCAACTTAAAAAACAGAAAAATTTTGGTAGATATGCCTAAGTATGCTATTGGTTCTAATGGCAAAGATATTTGGTTAAAGAATAAAGGAGAGGAAGCTTATAAAGGAAAACCAAAGTTTTTCTATAATTTAATGTTTTACTTTTACTCTATGCCTTTTATATTGGCAGATGATGGTATTATTTATGGTGATGCCGATCCTTTAGTGTTTGAAGGAAAAACATATCCTGGAATTAAAATTTCTTATGAATATGGTGTAGGTGAATCGTCTGGAGATGAATATGTACTTTATTACAATCCTGAAACTTATAAAATGGAATGGTTGGCTTATACGGTAACTTATTTTTCTAAAGAAAAAAGTAAAGATTTACATTTTAGACGTTATCAAAATTGGCAAGATGTAAGCGGTTTGCAATTACCAGCAACTATGGCAGGTTACGCCACGGAGAATAATGTACCAACAAAAATGAGTAGAGAAGATACTTTTGTAAATGTAAAACTATCTAAAGAGATTCCTGATGCTACACTTTTTGATGTTCCTGAAGGCGCTACAATTGCAAAGTAA
- a CDS encoding TrmH family RNA methyltransferase translates to MNYKEISSTQNPYIKQLVLLKDKSRERKKSGLFLIEGVREIELAIKGGYVLDTVLFYPGLFSKNELEALTTSQNTTIEISKDVYEKLAYRSTTEGVLAVAKPKSHLISDLKFDTQTPLILIAEAPEKPGNIGAILRTADAANVDAVIIANPKGDLYNPNIIRSSVGCVFTNTIATGSTTEIIEFLKLKNIDIYCAILQSAIHYHEQNFTKATAIVVGTEATGLSEEWRVSSTQNIIIPMQGEIDSMNVSVAAGILIFEAKRQRNFK, encoded by the coding sequence ATGAATTACAAAGAAATATCTAGTACACAAAACCCATATATTAAACAACTTGTTTTATTAAAAGACAAATCGCGTGAACGTAAAAAGTCAGGTTTATTTTTAATTGAAGGCGTTCGCGAAATAGAATTAGCCATAAAAGGTGGTTATGTATTAGACACTGTTTTATTCTACCCAGGACTTTTTTCTAAAAACGAATTAGAAGCGCTAACTACAAGCCAAAATACAACTATTGAAATATCTAAAGACGTTTACGAAAAACTCGCTTACCGAAGCACTACAGAAGGTGTTCTAGCGGTTGCCAAACCAAAAAGCCACCTAATAAGTGATTTAAAATTTGACACCCAAACACCACTAATCTTAATTGCTGAAGCTCCAGAAAAGCCAGGTAATATTGGCGCCATTTTACGTACTGCCGACGCTGCCAATGTCGATGCTGTAATTATTGCCAACCCAAAAGGCGATTTATATAACCCAAATATTATTCGTTCTAGCGTAGGTTGTGTATTTACCAATACTATTGCAACGGGTTCTACTACCGAAATTATAGAGTTTCTAAAATTGAAAAACATTGATATTTATTGCGCTATTTTACAATCTGCTATTCACTATCACGAGCAAAATTTCACCAAAGCAACCGCTATTGTTGTTGGTACAGAAGCTACAGGCTTAAGCGAAGAATGGCGCGTAAGCTCAACTCAAAATATAATAATCCCGATGCAAGGCGAAATAGATTCTATGAATGTTTCTGTTGCTGCCGGAATTCTTATTTTTGAAGCCAAACGCCAACGTAATTTTAAATAA
- a CDS encoding M48 family metallopeptidase yields MNANTLFYIIIGIIIISFIVDKVLDALNAKHFNDVLPEDLKDVYDDEAYKKSQNYKATNYKFGLLTSTFSVILTLAFLWFDGFEFIDNIARSYSENPIFVALIFFGIIMIGSDILTTPFSYYSTFVIEEKFGFNKTTIKTFFLDKIKGWFMMAIVGGAILSSIIWFYEATGNQFWLYAWALVAVFSLFMNMFYSKLIVPLFNKQTPLEAGSLRDNISEYAKTVGFKLDKIFVIDGSKRSTKANAYFSGFGNEKRVTLYDTLINDLDEDEIVAVLAHEVGHYKKKHIIFNLATSILLTGFTLFILSLFISNPILSQALGVETPSFHIGLIAFGMLYAPISEITGLIMNLFSRKFEYQADDYAKNTYKAEPLITSLKKLSKNSLSNLTPHKAYVFMHYSHPTLQERIGNLRR; encoded by the coding sequence ATGAACGCAAACACTCTTTTTTACATTATAATTGGCATTATTATTATCAGTTTTATAGTTGATAAAGTCTTAGACGCCCTAAATGCAAAACACTTTAACGACGTACTTCCTGAAGATTTAAAAGATGTTTATGATGACGAAGCATATAAAAAATCGCAAAATTATAAAGCGACAAATTATAAATTCGGATTACTAACCTCTACTTTTTCCGTAATTTTAACGTTAGCCTTTCTTTGGTTCGATGGTTTCGAATTTATTGACAATATAGCACGTAGCTACAGTGAAAACCCAATATTTGTTGCTCTTATTTTCTTCGGAATTATCATGATTGGTAGCGATATTTTAACAACCCCATTTTCTTATTATAGCACTTTTGTAATTGAGGAAAAATTTGGTTTTAATAAAACAACCATTAAAACGTTCTTTTTAGATAAAATAAAAGGCTGGTTTATGATGGCTATTGTTGGCGGTGCCATTCTATCTTCAATTATTTGGTTTTATGAAGCAACAGGCAATCAGTTTTGGCTTTACGCTTGGGCATTAGTTGCTGTGTTTAGTTTATTCATGAATATGTTTTACTCTAAACTTATTGTGCCACTTTTTAATAAACAAACACCTTTAGAAGCCGGAAGTTTACGCGATAACATTTCGGAATACGCAAAAACAGTTGGCTTTAAATTAGATAAAATTTTTGTTATCGATGGTTCTAAACGCAGCACAAAAGCCAACGCTTATTTTTCTGGTTTTGGTAACGAAAAACGCGTTACGCTTTACGATACTTTAATTAACGATTTGGATGAAGATGAAATTGTTGCTGTACTTGCTCACGAGGTTGGTCATTATAAAAAGAAGCATATTATTTTTAATTTAGCGACTTCAATTCTATTAACTGGATTTACACTTTTTATATTATCGTTATTTATTTCGAACCCTATATTATCACAAGCTTTAGGTGTCGAAACCCCTAGTTTTCATATTGGATTAATTGCTTTTGGAATGCTCTACGCTCCTATTTCGGAAATTACGGGTTTAATAATGAATCTGTTTTCTAGAAAATTTGAATACCAAGCCGATGACTATGCTAAGAACACCTATAAAGCCGAACCTTTAATTACCTCCTTAAAGAAGCTTTCTAAAAACAGTTTAAGTAATTTAACTCCGCATAAAGCCTATGTTTTTATGCATTACTCGCATCCTACGCTGCAGGAACGTATTGGAAATTTGAGGAGGTAA
- a CDS encoding DEAD/DEAH box helicase: protein MSTFQELGLNEDLLKAITDLGFEKPSEVQEKAIPILLNSETDLVALAQTGTGKTAAFGFPMLEKIDVDSRTTQGLILSPTRELCLQITNEMKQYGKYCKGLNVVAIYGGSSITDQARDVKRGAQIIVATPGRMKDMISRRLVDISKIQYAVLDEADEMLNMGFKEDITDILSHTPDEKNTWLFSATMPREVATIAKKFMDNPQEITVGNKNESTSTVSHEYYLVNSRDRYQALKRLADANPDIFSVVFCRTKRDTQKVAEQLIEDGYSAGALHGDLSQNQRDLVMQSFRKNQIQMLVATDVAARGIDVDDITHVINYQLPDEIETYTHRSGRTGRAGKNGISMVIVSKSEVRKIKSIERIIKREFEKKEVPDGMEICEVQLMSLANKIHNTEVNDEIEKYLTSINEMFEDTTKDELIKKFFSVEFTRFYNYYQKSKNLNVAEGSRDGGREGGRDRDFGGKSNSTRYFINVGEKDGFDWMKLKDFLKDQLQLGRDDVFKVEVKESFSFFNTENETKDKVLAFFTDFKHEGRFVNVEVSENRGGGGRRNDRRSSGGGRRDDKRGGGRRGDDRKGGSGSRSDRRRSSEGGSKPRRSDSDSGGGNFSGARRSRR from the coding sequence ATGAGCACATTCCAAGAATTAGGTCTTAATGAAGATCTATTGAAAGCAATTACAGATTTAGGATTTGAAAAGCCTAGTGAAGTTCAAGAAAAAGCAATCCCTATTTTATTAAATTCTGAAACCGATTTAGTGGCACTAGCCCAAACCGGAACAGGAAAAACGGCTGCGTTTGGTTTCCCTATGTTAGAGAAAATTGACGTTGATAGCCGCACGACTCAAGGTTTAATTTTAAGCCCAACGCGTGAACTTTGTTTACAAATTACCAACGAAATGAAACAATACGGTAAGTATTGTAAAGGTTTAAATGTGGTTGCCATTTATGGTGGATCTAGCATTACAGACCAAGCTCGTGACGTTAAACGTGGTGCACAGATTATTGTGGCTACGCCTGGTAGAATGAAAGATATGATTAGCCGTAGATTGGTTGATATTTCTAAAATCCAATACGCGGTTTTAGATGAGGCTGATGAGATGCTAAACATGGGTTTCAAGGAAGATATTACTGATATTTTATCACACACTCCAGATGAAAAAAACACATGGTTATTTTCTGCAACTATGCCAAGAGAAGTGGCAACTATTGCGAAAAAATTCATGGACAACCCACAGGAAATTACGGTTGGAAATAAAAATGAAAGTACAAGTACCGTATCTCACGAATACTATTTAGTTAATTCTAGAGACCGTTACCAAGCCTTGAAACGTTTGGCAGATGCAAATCCAGATATTTTTTCTGTAGTATTTTGTAGAACAAAACGTGATACTCAAAAAGTTGCCGAACAACTTATTGAGGATGGTTATAGCGCTGGTGCTTTGCACGGTGATTTAAGCCAAAACCAACGTGATTTAGTAATGCAATCGTTTAGAAAAAACCAAATACAAATGCTTGTTGCAACAGATGTTGCTGCTCGTGGTATTGATGTTGACGATATTACTCACGTTATAAATTACCAATTACCTGACGAAATTGAAACGTATACTCACCGTTCTGGTCGTACCGGACGTGCTGGTAAAAACGGTATTTCTATGGTTATTGTTTCGAAAAGTGAGGTTCGAAAAATAAAAAGTATTGAACGCATTATTAAACGTGAGTTTGAGAAAAAAGAAGTGCCAGATGGTATGGAAATTTGCGAAGTGCAATTAATGTCTTTAGCTAATAAAATCCATAACACGGAAGTTAACGACGAAATTGAAAAATACCTAACAAGCATTAATGAAATGTTTGAGGATACAACGAAAGATGAATTGATTAAAAAATTCTTCTCGGTTGAATTTACACGTTTCTATAACTATTACCAAAAATCTAAAAACTTAAATGTTGCTGAAGGTTCTAGAGATGGCGGACGTGAAGGTGGTCGTGATCGTGATTTTGGTGGAAAATCTAATTCTACAAGATACTTCATTAATGTTGGTGAAAAAGATGGTTTCGATTGGATGAAATTGAAAGATTTCTTAAAAGACCAATTACAACTTGGTAGAGACGATGTTTTTAAAGTGGAAGTTAAAGAGAGTTTCTCTTTCTTTAATACTGAAAACGAAACTAAGGATAAAGTTTTAGCTTTCTTTACAGACTTTAAACATGAAGGACGTTTTGTAAATGTTGAAGTTTCGGAAAACCGAGGCGGTGGCGGAAGACGCAATGATAGACGTAGTAGTGGTGGCGGAAGACGCGACGATAAACGTGGAGGCGGAAGACGTGGTGATGACAGAAAAGGTGGTTCTGGAAGCAGAAGTGACCGCAGACGTAGTAGTGAAGGAGGTTCTAAACCAAGACGTTCGGATTCGGACTCTGGTGGAGGAAATTTTTCTGGAGCTAGACGTTCTAGAAGATAA
- a CDS encoding T9SS type B sorting domain-containing protein, translated as MSIQKGWDGTLNGYPLSTSDYWFVINRPSNNTQYHGHFTLKH; from the coding sequence ATCTCTATTCAAAAAGGATGGGATGGCACTTTAAACGGCTATCCGCTATCAACTTCAGATTATTGGTTTGTTATTAATAGGCCGAGTAATAACACACAGTATCATGGCCATTTTACATTAAAACACTAA
- a CDS encoding carboxypeptidase-like regulatory domain-containing protein: MRKNLIFLFIFTLLVGQTYAQDSEKAEGVVLNASTSTALEGVNIVNLNQVKGTTTNQKGEFKITAKVNDTLHFSYLGFKSIKVRVTNDWLKYGSSNIELTELALALEEVVVSQLKLTGFLEVDIKQVPAVNSNYRYNISGLEGTGYEADKKSGLTKVIGSIFNPADFLHRMFGKKQNELRKLKKMKEDDEIRNLLATKFDREMLTVLLQVDRVDLDEIVSQCNYSKGFIQKANDLQILDAISECYEEYKVLSRGRTRKI, from the coding sequence ATGAGAAAAAATTTAATTTTCCTTTTTATATTTACTTTATTGGTAGGGCAAACATACGCGCAAGACAGCGAAAAAGCAGAAGGAGTTGTGCTTAACGCATCAACATCTACAGCTCTAGAAGGCGTAAATATTGTAAACCTAAACCAAGTAAAAGGAACTACAACAAACCAAAAAGGCGAATTTAAAATTACAGCAAAAGTTAACGATACTTTACATTTTTCTTATTTAGGATTCAAATCTATAAAAGTTAGAGTAACTAATGATTGGTTAAAATACGGTAGTTCCAACATAGAACTTACCGAACTCGCCCTAGCATTAGAAGAAGTTGTGGTAAGCCAATTAAAACTAACCGGTTTTTTAGAAGTCGATATAAAGCAAGTTCCCGCTGTTAACAGTAATTATCGCTATAATATTTCTGGATTAGAAGGCACGGGTTATGAGGCCGATAAAAAATCTGGACTCACCAAAGTAATAGGATCTATATTTAATCCAGCCGATTTTCTACATCGTATGTTTGGTAAAAAACAAAACGAACTTAGAAAGTTAAAAAAGATGAAGGAAGACGATGAAATTAGAAATCTTCTAGCAACTAAATTCGACCGCGAAATGCTAACCGTTTTACTTCAAGTAGATCGTGTTGATTTAGACGAAATTGTAAGCCAATGCAACTATTCCAAAGGTTTTATACAAAAAGCAAACGACCTTCAAATCCTCGATGCCATTAGCGAATGTTACGAAGAATATAAGGTATTAAGCCGAGGAAGAACTCGTAAAATTTAA
- a CDS encoding TrmH family RNA methyltransferase, with the protein MIDLKLLEHLETFLTPSRKEKFTKVLAQRTKHFTVATEDVYQLHNTSAVMRTCDVFGIQELNIVEEQNSKDIDREIAMGAQKWVDLNRYNHVKDCIADMKSKGYQIVATTPHANDCDIKDFDVTKKSCFFFGRETEGLSQAVLDEADCYLKIPMVGFTESLNISVSAAIILQQATSKLRQSDLEWHLTEDEILEKRLDWCTKTIKSYEKITERFYETD; encoded by the coding sequence ATGATTGATTTAAAACTATTAGAGCACTTGGAAACATTCCTTACACCATCACGAAAGGAGAAATTTACCAAAGTTTTAGCACAGCGCACCAAACATTTTACGGTTGCCACAGAAGATGTTTATCAACTTCATAATACCAGTGCTGTTATGAGAACTTGCGATGTTTTCGGGATTCAAGAACTTAATATTGTCGAGGAACAAAACTCTAAAGATATTGACAGAGAAATAGCCATGGGCGCACAAAAATGGGTAGATCTAAATCGCTATAATCATGTTAAGGATTGTATTGCAGATATGAAAAGTAAAGGGTATCAAATTGTTGCTACCACACCGCATGCTAATGATTGTGATATAAAGGACTTCGATGTCACTAAAAAATCTTGTTTTTTCTTCGGAAGAGAGACGGAAGGTTTATCTCAAGCGGTTTTAGATGAAGCGGATTGTTATTTAAAAATACCAATGGTTGGTTTTACCGAGAGTTTAAATATTTCTGTTTCCGCGGCTATTATTTTACAACAAGCAACGTCTAAATTAAGACAATCTGATTTGGAATGGCATTTAACCGAAGATGAAATTCTAGAAAAGCGTTTAGATTGGTGTACAAAAACAATAAAAAGTTACGAGAAAATTACCGAACGTTTTTATGAAACAGATTAA